CCTGCAACGCCGCACCCTGCATCTGAGAGGCGCTGGGCTTGCACTTTTTGTTGCGCGTCTTGGTATCCGATATCAACACTTTCTTTTTCTGTGATGGCCCCGACTTGATGATCTCCAGCTGGTCGATGATGCCGCGGAGAACGTAGCCGTTAATGTTTGCGAAAACCCACAGTTCACGACACTTGCCAGTGGCCATGAGCTGGTCTATAAGGTTGATTGAGTTGAGCAGTTTAATGCCAAGGGAGTCCTCATTTGTTTCCACTGCAACTTCCACCACCTCGTGGTCTTCCAGCTCGAGCTGCTCGTGCCGCTCTGTCCCTTGCTCCATCTCCTTGGTTACCCGCTTCCGTCCAGTGATGAGCATGAGTTCGGTTTGCTTTTCACACCACAACTGCGAAGAGAGATCGGTGACCGAAAGCGTCCAGTTTTTCCTGAACTTAATAACCGGCGGCAGTTCTACGACATTCGGCTCCTCAGCTGACATGGTGGCACTCAGGTAGTCTTCAATGTCTGGAATGAGCCCATCTAGGTCACTACTGTCGATCTGTGTTTCATCTTCCGTACCCTTAGTGTCCTCCGCATTATCAGTGTCTTGGGTCTCAGATGCTACGTTCTTACGCTTCTTTGCTATGCGATATGTTTTTCTCTTCTTCGTTACAACTTCGTTGTCATCCATGGTGCTTGTTAGCGATACTGTCCGTTATCGTTGTCGTATTCTGATATTATTGGCGGCATCGGAGTCTCATGGTTGCGTTCGGCCATAACCCAATCCGGGATTACGGTATCTAAAATTCACCGTCTATAGCCAAAATAAAGCTATACAGACGTGCCAGAGGCGTCTAAATGAGTTTTTTGAGTCCGCTGGAATCTTCGGAGAACAACATCTTCATGTGTGTTAGCCACGCTCATACGTCGAGAGCTTCCGTACAGCCTTATTCGACCCAGCACATGTACATAGCGCATGAACTGTTAGCTTACTACAATGTGTACCGGGATGAGTACTGCTTTAATTGACGACGGGTGTCCCATATGAGTTATACTACCCGCATTTCCAACTTCCCATGACTACCGCGTCGCTAGTTATGAGCTGCGAACGTTAGCACATCCTTTCCAAAAGCTCCAGACAGTTAAACTTCGAGTTCTCCTGTATATTGCAGCGCCAATCTCTTTGGCATCTATGAACACTTTTTAAAATTCGGTTACCCCGTTCCGAGTTACTGGAAGGCGCTGAACTCTCTAGATGTGTGCGTTGCGCTCATCAACACCGTACTCTATCGACAATGAAAAACGATAAACTGCGCTGTTTCCGGGTGTTTCGCTCCGGAATCCCGGATATGTCGACTCCTGTGATGCTAGGTTGTTAGATTCGGCTAATCTGGGTAATGAACGCTCAGGAATCGACGAAGCTGGGAGAGGGCCAGTTTTAGGACCCATGGTATACGGTGGTTTCGTCTGCCCTATAGGAGAGGCCTGCAACAACATGCTCAAAGACGAGATTGGCGTCAACGACTCCAAGAAGTTAACCGCCGACGCTCGTGTTAGCAAGTTCCGGCAGCTGAACACACCGTCAAAACCGTTTGCCGTGTGTGCAGAGGTGGTGACGCCAAAGTTCATCAGCTACAAGATGCTGCAGAGGTATGTCTTAAGCATACAGCAGTATATTCCGCGCAGAGACAGCTACAATCTTAACAAAATATCGCACGATGCAGCCATCTCACTGATTCGCCACTTTATATCGCAAGGTTTCAATTTAAAGGAGGTATGCATGTTTTAAATGTTTCTCACGCATTCCAGGTGTACGTGGACGCCGTTGGTTCGACTGGTGTATACGAGGCCAAATTGAGTGCGCTGTTCCCTGGCATCCGCTGCGTTGTAAGTTCTGCTTGATGGTTATTAAGGTCCATGTTTGCACGTTTTCAGCTGTTTAACGTGTGATTCAGGTCGCCACCAAAGCTGATTCCAAGTTCCCCGTGGTCAGCGCGGCGTCCATTGTGGCCAAGGTTATCCGTGATAACATGGTCGAGTCGTGGCTGTATGACAAGTCTGAGCACGTGGAAGTGGGTTCCGGATATCCCAGTGATCCCACCACTGTGAGGTTTTTGTCCCGCAGTTTAGACAAGGTCTTTGGATTCTCAACGTTTGTACGCACGAGTTGGGCCACTGCCAAGAACATACTAGAGGACAGCAATGTTGCTACCCCGTTCGAGTGGTACGAAATCAACACCAAGGACAACGAACAGGAAGCCGAACGGCTGAAGGCGATACGCGAGACCGAGTGGCCTCCATTCCGTACGCTGCAGAACATCACACAGCTCTGAGCTATACTACCGTTAATCGCATGGACAACTAATAAATCTGCATCTATTTAAATGTATGCTGTTGCATGCGGTATGTGATATAACTAAAGTTACGCAGGCTGATAGTGGCGTCTACTATATGCAATCGCCACTAGGATTCGGAAATGGGCATCTTTAGACATTGTATCCCACTAAGTTGTGCATACAGGGACACATATATCCGTATGACTACAAGCCGTTTGTGAGGTGGCGGTGTAACTGTTCATATCCAGAATACGAATCTCTCGGTGCTGCCATCCGATGCACCTGGATCCGTCACAAGGTCAGACGGCAACTCAGGCTGCGCAGAACCGGATATATAACTGGCGTCGTCAACTTCAGACTGCTGGCCATCGTAGCGGTTGCCGACAAATTGCACCAGCCGGGTTTTGGTGTAGGCTTTAAAGTTACATGTCTCATCACCCCGCGGCCGCAGCTCCACGCAACATACGTCGCCCCGCGTCTTAAAGCCGAGTCTCTGCAGGCGTTCCACTTTTGAGTTCCGCAGCAGTGTGACATGGAACTCGTGGGTCACTGAGGTTTCGTACTCGGGGAAGTCCTGATCTACAACTCCGACATTTGCTGGCTGCGTGGTGTCGGCATTGTCTTCATCATTCTCCTTTGTATCGCGCGGCACCACATTTTGTGCATTACCTTGCCTTCTAGAAGCAGGATCCACACCTTGTATTTGTTTGATCTGCACCGAAGCTTTACCCTTGCGTTTATTCGCCGGCTCATCGTGATCTATATACTTGCTACGCAATTCCGCCAGCATGTCATTGAGCTCCTGATCTGTAATCGCCCCATTTGGGTCTACTAATGCTACATCGGCGTATGTAACCTCGATGTTTCCTCCTTTGGTGACGTATATGCCACGTGCGGCTGCTTCCGCCTCAGTCCATCTGCCTGGGTTGTAGGTATTTTTAGTCTTGGAAGCCTTCTTTTGTGCGACTCGTTTCTTGGACGCTGCTATTATGTTGTTCACTGCCCGTTTCACGGAATCCTGGAATTCTGATGCGATATCGGATAAATTGTCTTCTGGCAGTGCATGTGTCATGAATACGCTACGTTGCGCGGCCCGCCCTTTGTATACAATAGGCTTGACTCCGGCAAGCTCTATGGTGTATGGCTTCCGTTTCCCATCCGCGCCCGttgacagcgatgacacggcgAGCGTCGTTGCCTGCAATGCCCTAACGACAGCGTCCACGTCTTCATCAGTGACTAGGTTCAAAAGGGCCAGAGTCACATGCGGCCGCTTTTCAAATGCTACTTCATGGCCTGATAATACGATGTTTGGAGCACATGTACTGGTTACCTAGAAGGCCTATTACTTCCTGCTTGAATTCGCTAAAAACACGCTGAAAGTCAGCGCCCCGAACGGGGAGGCAGAGGTAGTAGTTGTATATGCGGCTCGTTCGACACATATTGAGCATCTCCACTATTGCCTCCGACGATTTGCTACCGCTGGCAATGAGGCAGTGGACGTCGTCTCGCGGAGTTAGGCTCATGCGTACGTCCATTCGTTTCTCCAGTTCTCGAATGTGGCTCCTGATGAAATCGTTGAATGCAGGCCTCACAGTCACAGCGACCTGGTCCATCGTCATTGAATGTACTACGGAAACCTTTTCCGTATCGTACTGCTGAGGCTCCGCTTTCCCCATTGAGGATTCCCTCGTGTTCCTGAAGGTGCCTTCTTCCGGCATAACCAGCTCGGTTTCAAGCGGCACTGGCACACGGAACGTGTCATACTTCGGAGGAGTAACGCCTTCCCGCTGTATTGCGATGGTGTCGAAGCGAAAGTGATCCCCCTTGATCGTAACCATTCTGTCTACGTAATTGCGAGGATTGTACGATTTACTGCGAGCTTCCGCTCTTGTAGCCGGAGATAGATAACTCTTCTGCCAACTGTTTGCTCCAAGGTGGATGTGTTTGACGTGTATGGTTCTCGCGATGCCGAAGGTCTGAGTGTGTATAAGCGCTACCACGAATCCGATGTAGGCGCTATAACCCGAAACCATTCACCTTCTACGCACTTTACGAACTACATGTCTATAACGAGTTACTACGCTATATTATCAGTGTAGGAAGTCATCCCGAAATGCGGATGCGCCGCAGCACGCGCGGCGAAGACAGGTTCAGGCAGCAGTGAGCATATAAGATGCCAAGGAGATTTTAACGTTTTGTAGTAGCATGTATAGACATGATATGTACCATATATGTGTGAATTACTGCATAGTGAGTACGTACTACGTTGCTTGCACAATTCGCAACTATGATTGCATAGCATTCTTCGCTATACATTCATGGCGTTGTGCACGCTTTTCAAATGGCAGCCAGCTCCCCAGTAGACAAAACTCCGAAACTTCGCTTGATTACTTCCGCAATGGAGGCTTATTTGACAGGTTTGCCCTCGTACGTTAGCCTGCTAGAGGGAGAGGCAAAATTTGAGTTTTCCAGATCTCCACATCGAATACGGATTCACTATGCGATAAACGTTTACGTCGTCGAGTCCGACTCCCGATACGCGGAAAATTTCGTACCTGGCCCCCTTCTGCTGCGCGAAACACCACTCGTTGTAGGTGACTGGGAAGTAGTTCCTGTTTGCGCACGAGCTGCTtttgacctctataaataTTTCTTCGCCTTCAGTGTTACGAATGGTCAAATCGTACGCTAGGCCGctctccgctttcttgttGTACCAACTTATCGCAACCTTTTTGCTATCCAATTCGGATTTCAACAATACCTGCAGAAGGTCGAACACATACTCCTCTCCCAAGTAGCCAACCGCAGTGATACGCTGCACATCCACTGGAGTTTTGCTCAACATGCGATCTGCAAGTTGCCGATTCATCTTGGTAGGCTTGACGTACTTGGAAGACGGGATATGCTCATACAAGGAAACGCTTCCAACCGCGCTCCTCAGTTCGTCAGATAGCACCAGCATGTAAGCCAAATGCTTGTTAACCTCCTTACAAGACGTAGAACGCCCATGGTAGAGCTGCACTGTAGTTCCATGGTCGGTTGGATCCTTGCGTGGAACGCTTACTATATTTTGCTCGACGTGCAATGGCGAGTGCATAGAGTCGTTTGCTGCAGTTAGAATAACATTTGTATGCTTAGCAGCCGGAGTGAAGCTTCTTTCAACGTTTCCGCCATCGCCTTTTGCGTCTGCAGCTTCTACATGAGGGGCGCATACCTCCGAACGTAACAAAATGGTCGAATCATCTGCGGCATCAACCGGCTGTGTGACCTCCATTACAGCGGAAGGAGGTTGTGCTGACTTGTTGACCACATCTACAGGGACACTCGTCTGCGCAGCACTACCTGCGACATCACATTTAAAAGGTACCAGTGACTTGGACGCCTCCTTGTTCTTGGTATCTGGTAAGCAAGCTTTTGCGGTAGTTGCAGAACGAGCATTCACGCCAGCAGGTGAAAGACCGCTGTTAGATGCGGCTTTTTTTAAAAATTGATCACCAACTGGTGGAGCGTACAACCAATGATAGATGAACGGATCCATGACTTTTTTCAAGCACGTATCTCCGCTATCTAGGTGCGAACCATACCCATCCATGAGAGGGAGCTTTttcgcagcagctggatcCGACGTTACTTTATCCGTAAGCTGTTTTGGGGCCTCGCATTTCTTGATCGTAATATCTGCATCAGCTTTTGAATCCTTTTTAACACTTGTATCCTTTCCAGTGACATTACACCCAGCGGCAATTGTGGTACTGCTGCCAAGAGGCTTACGTGGATATGCCGCTACATAGTCAGCGCACAAGCATTTTCCGGATGGCCCATTGCTGTTACCCTTCACGAAAACATCGACCGCATCCTTCGGCTGCGACCGTATCATCTCATACACGGTGCACATAAATTCTCCTAACATCCTTTCGTGTTCATTTGTTTCCATGAAACGCCTGTTTATATCCTTCGGAGAGGCTGCCGGATCGACGAGGAGCACCTTAGCAAGGTTCACGAAAAATGAGGCGGGCAAGCTTTTCAGTTTCCCGTTTTTCGCGGCATTTTGTGCACTTGATATAACATCTGCCGTGTAAGCGAAATGTTCAGGCATCGTATCTACGACTGCATAGATCTTCATCGTACCTATACCTTCGCAATGAACGAACGATTCGCCTGACAGCCGTGCGCTTTTGGCCAATACATCACCCTTGCGGTATTGATACACCATCATAACTTCGCTCGTTGTGATTACGATGGCTATGCGGTGTAGGAGGTAGAGAATACGTTGACAGCACAGGTCGTATTGGTCGATCATGCGGTGTTTCAGGTAGTGATTCACATATGGCAGCAGTGCTACTAACAAATAGCTATTCATCGGCCAAGGACATTGCGCCACTGTAGACCCAGCCACACATTGCAGCTGGCAATAATCCTTAAATTCAGATGCACCCAAAGTTTTCAATACACGTTCCCACATGTCATCTACGTTGAGGTTTCCATCAGTGGAATATCTCTTCAAGTACTGAGACGTGTTGGAATACAGAAGCCCGACTACAGGCCTACTGGCCACCCATATACCTAATTTCGGATCCAGCGGGAATTTCTGAATTATACTCCCGGAATCCCAGCTACGTGCAAGAATTATACCACTGGCAGGCGCTACTAGTCTATCCATCCTGGAGCTCCGTGTACTACCTTCTTGCCCACAAAGGAACATGTCGGCATATACGCACGTAACAGGTATGCACTCACGTTTCCAAATGGTCCTGATAAATGTCACCTTGTCCATTACATTATAAAGGTGTATGATGCACTCAAAAACGGTCTCCAAGTGTTCACAAACATTCTCATTTGTAACACCATCTAGTATGCGCAGCGTTTCTTCAACTGAAATGATTTGTTTGATTCCCAGCGCTTTCCAGAAACCTGTCAACTCTGGGAACTCTGCATAGTCCTCTGTCAGCACGGCAAGACCTTCACAGCCGATTATAGACTTGTATATTGCCAACTTAGGGTCCTTTGAAGTGCACAGCATCGGCTTCTTAGGCGAACCCGGCGATTTGAAATATGAAGCGAAAACAACTACCAAGTTCCTGCAGTGAAACGTGGTACGAACTCGAAGGGCAAACAAGCAATCCTCTTGCATTGCCCGATACAGTCCGTTATATATAGAAGCAATGATTCTCCTTAGTACCCCGGGTTCATTAAACAGAATGCTGTCAAAATATTCTTTTGAaaatgagtgattcaaaCGATGCAGCGTGGGGGCGTCTGTCCAGTGTTGTAGCCACTGAGACGTGTCTGTCTGGGTTTCTGTGCTGTGTCGGGATTCGATGTCGGCTTTACCGCATTTTGCGCATAGGAAATCCAGTATCTCCAGTAAGTCGTATGATTTCTTTGGGAGAAGAAGTTCGTTTTTAACTTGAGCGTCAAGCCTTTTAAAAAGAGTGCAGGAGTACCCAATGTCGTTTTCCAACGCAATGGGCAGCGCTACTTGCCAAACGCCATCAGATCTCAACTGTTCGCCAGATTTATAGACGCATTCTTCGTACGGGAGCCATGGAATGTGACGCAACTGGTAGTACAGAAGCGAGCGACCAAGGGGTTGCTGCCGATCACCACATTGTAATGTAGCCAGGCAATAGTCAGGGTGAATTTCAAGTTCCTTGATCATTATATGGTACATCAAAGTAGAGAGTTGATGCGCGCACTGTCGTCTAAGCTGTAATTCTACGTCATTACCTTTATCTTCACTTGTCTGCTCGCCGCCACGTGATTCACACGGGTCACTCCCATGAAGTTGCCGCACGACAGCGACAACACGCGCGAAATCCGGGCTATACCAGTCTTTCACCGTCCTATGAACGCCAAACTGGCGCGATTGTCTCAAATCCGAATCCAATTTCGTGATACGGTGCTGAACTGCAATCCCTATGTCGTCTGGAAACACGGGTAACTCGTATTTACCGCAAGCATCAACCGACAAATGCAGTGGAGCGTAAGTGATGA
This genomic stretch from Babesia bigemina genome assembly Bbig001, chromosome : III harbors:
- a CDS encoding Probable exonuclease V; translated protein: MDDNEVVTKKRKTYRIAKKRKNVASETQDTDNAEDTKGTEDETQIDSSDLDGLIPDIEDYLSATMSAEEPNVVELPPVIKFRKNWTLSVTDLSSQLWCEKQTELMLITGRKRVTKEMEQGTERHEQLELEDHEVVEVAVETNEDSLGIKLLNSINLIDQLMATGKCRELWVFANINGYVLRGIIDQLEIIKSGPSQKKKVLISDTKTRNKKCKPSASQMQGAALQVQAYCIMLEKMRSGNEEFDALYKAFECDKDAPFVAAELVDEGCLAMLERRFKNAFMRLPEIATTMQLSYEHEGEVFNTSDIDLQESSTMYTIQYLCDFWDGHRHAEPVRKQESWKCKMCEYREECDVSPLPKEPRTKDALPSGQLLIDSFLKTRTQNESSKR
- a CDS encoding ribonuclease H, putative, translated to MKNDKLRCFRVFRSGIPDMSTPVMLGIDEAGRGPVLGPMVYGGFVCPIGEACNNMLKDEIGVNDSKKLTADARVSKFRQLNTPSKPFAVCAEVVTPKFISYKMLQRYVLSIQQYIPRRDSYNLNKISHDAAISLIRHFISQGFNLKEVYVDAVGSTGVYEAKLSALFPGIRCVVATKADSKFPVVSAASIVAKVIRDNMVESWLYDKSEHVEVGSGYPSDPTTVRFLSRSLDKVFGFSTFVRTSWATAKNILEDSNVATPFEWYEINTKDNEQEAERLKAIRETEWPPFRTLQNITQL